From Toxorhynchites rutilus septentrionalis strain SRP chromosome 2, ASM2978413v1, whole genome shotgun sequence, a single genomic window includes:
- the LOC129768822 gene encoding uncharacterized protein LOC129768822: MVEKMDHIMIKSEPFYAVEDTELLNGISHLTTDTDLRSLCLVNLGLCEETVALLEAQRIDVECLKKMRLEDVDVLFDGHLLGPKIHFREALIAWRISINSPVKSLRTTFCRKRVIEQEQAVPSKIKYTNGNGIHGSSNESTNHSAAVEIPKSKNSTHASYKTFSWPMTPEILKNILTSCSTGRLILHSGELGSLEKSFQSQLTAIVIDYHMEFDTKITALQLENYTTCITTLFPHENKNTYHIPRGPTRRNPGGSLYSRFINQKISKKALAIGSVMAAPYNV, from the exons ATGGTGGAAAAAATGGATCACATAATGATTAAGTCTGAACCGTTCTATGCCGTTGAGGATACCGAACTTCTGAACGGCATAAGTCATCTTACGACCGACACGGATCTGCGATCATTGTGCCTGGTGAACCTGGGACTGTGTGAGGAAACGGTGGCTCTCCTGGAAG CTCAACGAATCGACGTGGAATGTTTGAAGAAAATGCGACTCGAAGACGTGGATGTTCTGTTCGATGGACACTTGCTGGGACCTAAAATCCACTTTAGAGAAGCCCTTATAGCGTGGAGAATCAGTATCAATTCACCCGTGAAGAGTCTACGAACGACTTTCTGTCGCAAGCGAGTCATCGAACAGGAACAAGCCGTTCCCAGCAAGATAAAATACACGAACGGAAACGGAATACACGGAAGTTCCAACGAATCCACAAATCACTCTGCTGCTGTAGAAATACCAAAGTCCAAAAATTCAACTCATGCATCgtacaaaacattttcttggcCGATGACACCGGAAATTCTTAAGAATATATTAACTAGCTGTAGTACGGGGAGGCTAATATTGCATTCCGGCGAGCTAGGAAGCTTGGAGAAATCGTTTCAAAGTCAGCTCACCgctattgtgatagattatcaTATGGAGTTTGATACCAAGATTACTGCCCTTCAGCTAGAGAACTACACCACGTGCATTACAACGTTATTTCCGCACGAGAATAAG aacaccTATCATATTCCTCGCGGACCCACCAGACGGAACCCTGGAGGTTCTCTGTATTCACGATTCATCAATCAGAAAATAAGCAAAAAGGCGCTCGCCATCGGAAGTGTGATGGCTGCACCGTATAATGTGTAG
- the LOC129765154 gene encoding uncharacterized protein LOC129765154, which translates to MPNSDSSGGIYSPIPQTTVTDSESEEDLLHSAVPQGLFAGGRYTRATIAMNGGSGGKGRMHFVPANGSGAGQLRNHVVSGENGNAICNSLYNGLPSPSDAEDANGVFHADNVAILHETESVSSKKMSFPRKCCFVASLAVCFLSLVVFLWVIPCSDDMACPARVERTKTQNWIRNYEKIELKGVINVVEGVRGKSKNLILMYRGDKLFPEFEDSYKRRNGIISLIGSTGLVAWYDQMINEPKSIDCTLIDADLNGSPDCLIMDEYGQLECINPLSGEWIWHSPIYDRKNVLKQNDLLDFPLVIPDVDGDGVRDLFFITSFGETKHNKFVMISGRKGELIGDSYIVKECIYVHKLMIDAEYNVMFNCVKEKSEQQRSKPLAELYKLIKRKALDMKKIKTQVDLPQHKFFGQRKNTEKQRTITSVGGKQLVIENRGKCPENCTTSVLLTEEVTGKLLWNVSGKQLYGMQPVRLTFNSFGMDNRSTIYGFVIKFWEWSQDEPDNRSTRHKREQPEATKESLFAQRLVKKQTWVLPEDNGGTDEPAKNRRSVNQTLRPGTYYKTKMRYLKETVKLIVFNSTDIKIENTSQSNVIQFCRENVKDSSDIICQPDLNYQENSLMIADLDNDGSQELVSYYSTFIKAESEVGERSGMKLKTFVQLLRLESELPKLYNTIETIKN; encoded by the coding sequence ATGCCTAATAGTGACTCGTCCGGTGGAATCTACTCCCCAATTCCGCAGACCACAGTTACCGATTCCGAGAGCGAAGAGGATTTATTGCACAGCGCAGTGCCGCAGGGTCTTTTCGCAGGTGGACGATACACAAGGGCAACAATCGCCATGAACGGCGGCAGTGGTGGCAAGGGCAGAATGCATTTTGTTCCGGCCAATGGTTCCGGCGCGGGTCAGCTCAGGAATCACGTCGTCAGTGGGGAGAATGGCAATGCCATATGCAACAGTCTGTACAATGGGCTGCCCAGCCCAAGTGACGCGGAAGACGCCAACGGAGTGTTCCACGCAGATAATGTGGCCATTTTACATGAGACCGAATCGGTTTCCAGCAAGAAGATGTCCTTCCCGAGGAAATGCTGTTTCGTGGCTTCGCTAGCGGTTTGCTTTCTTTCGTTGGTCGTTTTCCTGTGGGTCATTCCGTGCTCGGATGATATGGCTTGCCCGGCGAGGGTTGAGCGGACAAAGACACAAAATTGGATtagaaattatgaaaaaatagaacTGAAGGGAGTCATCAATGTGGTTGAAGGCGTTCGCGGGAAAAGCAAGAACTTGATTCTGATGTATCGTGGCGATAAACTGTTCCCAGAGTTTGAAGATTCGTACAAGCGCCGGAACGGAATAATTTCATTGATTGGAAGCACCGGATTGGTTGCGTGGTACGATCAAATGATTAACGAACCAAAGAGTATTGATTGTACTCTGATCGATGCGGATTTGAATGGATCACCGGACTGTCTTATCATGGATGAATACGGTCAGCTGGAATGCATCAATCCGCTGTCCGGTGAATGGATATGGCATTCGCCAATTTACGACCGGAAGAATGTTCTGAAACAAAATGATTTGCTCGATTTCCCCTTAGTAATTCCAGATGTCGACGGGGATGGTGTCAGAGATCTTTTCTTTATTACCAGTTTTGgtgaaacaaaacacaacaagtTTGTGATGATCTCTGGACGAAAGGGCGAGCTCATAGGGGACTCATATATTGTGAAGGAATGTATATACGTTCACAAGCTGATGATTGATGCCGAGTATAATGTAATGTTTAATTGTGTCAAGGAAAAATCCGAACAACAAAGATCCAAGCCGCTGGCTGAATTGTACAAGCTGATCAAACGTAAGGCACTTGATATGAAAAAGATCAAAACGCAGGTCGACCTGCCACAGCACAAATTCTTTGGTCAACGAAAAAATACCGAGAAACAAAGAACCATCACGTCGGTAGGTGGGAAACAACTTGTCATTGAAAATCGAGGAAAATGTCCGGAAAACTGCACAACCTCAGTCCTACTGACCGAGGAAGTTACAGGAAAACTTCTGTGGAATGTTTCCGGGAAGCAACTTTACGGTATGCAACCGGTTCGGTTGACTTTCAACAGTTTCGGAATGGATAACCGTTCCACAATTTATGGTTTTGTTATAAAATTCTGGGAATGGAGCCAAGACGAACCGGACAATCGTAGCACTCGCCACAAACGTGAACAACCGGAAGCGACAAAAGAAAGCCTATTCGCTCAGCGTCTAGTCAAGAAACAAACATGGGTTCTTCCAGAGGATAACGGTGGCACGGATGAGCCTGCAAAGAACCGAAGAAGTGTGAACCAAACCTTGAGACCGGGTACCTATTACAAAACTAAGATGCGTTACCTCAAGGAAACGGTCAAACTGATCGTGTTCAATTCGACcgacataaaaattgaaaacaccaGTCAGtcaaatgttattcaattttgCCGTGAGAACGTGAAGGATAGCAGCGACATAATCTGTCAACCGGATCTCAACTATCAGGAAAACTCGCTCATGATTGCGGACCTAGATAACGATGGTTCTCAGGAGCTGGTGTCGTACTATTCGACGTTCATCAAGGCGGAAAGTGAGGTGGGCGAACGTTCCGGCATGAAGTTGAAAACATTCGTTCAGCTTTTGCGCCTCGAATCTGAACTACCGAAATTGTACAATACAATCGAGACGATTAAAAACTGA